Proteins from a genomic interval of Bradyrhizobium sp. CCGB01:
- a CDS encoding NAD-dependent succinate-semialdehyde dehydrogenase — protein sequence MYPKVQMFIAGEWTDGTSGKSEDILNPATGQPIGKTPHASKADLDRALEAAKAGFEIWRKTSPFDRYKLMRKAADIIRSRAAEIAPVMTMEQGKPVVEAQGETMLAGDLIDWFSEEARRAYGRIVPPRMGNVSQLVTKEPVGPVAAFTPWNFPINQAVRKISAALAAGCSIIVKGPEETPASCMELVRAYADAGIPPGVVQLVFGVPSEVSEYLIPHPIIRKISFTGSTAVGKHLAALAGLHMKRVTMELGGHAPAIVFADADLDNAAKILSANKFRNAGQVCVSPTRFLVHESVYQPFVDKFVAAAKGLKVGNGLDKDTRMGPLANPRRVDAMEGLVSDAVQRGAKVQAGGKRIGNEGFFFEPTVITDVPRDARIMNEEPFGPLAPITSFRSYDEVVAEANRLPYGLAAYAYTTSTKTMQAIGSDIESGMVSINHHGLALPEVPFGGIKDSGYGSEGGLEAIEGYLNTKFVTQASA from the coding sequence ATGTACCCGAAAGTTCAAATGTTCATCGCCGGCGAGTGGACCGACGGCACGTCCGGCAAGTCGGAGGACATCCTCAATCCCGCCACCGGCCAGCCGATCGGCAAGACCCCGCACGCCTCGAAGGCGGATCTCGACCGTGCGCTGGAGGCCGCCAAGGCCGGCTTCGAAATCTGGCGCAAGACCTCGCCGTTCGACCGCTACAAGCTGATGCGCAAGGCCGCCGACATCATCCGCTCGCGCGCCGCCGAGATCGCCCCCGTCATGACCATGGAGCAGGGCAAGCCGGTCGTCGAAGCGCAGGGCGAGACCATGCTGGCCGGCGACCTCATCGACTGGTTCTCCGAGGAAGCCCGCCGCGCCTATGGCCGCATCGTGCCGCCGCGGATGGGCAACGTCTCCCAGCTCGTGACCAAGGAGCCAGTCGGCCCGGTCGCGGCGTTCACGCCCTGGAATTTCCCGATCAACCAGGCCGTCCGCAAGATCTCGGCCGCGCTCGCCGCAGGCTGCTCGATCATCGTCAAGGGTCCGGAAGAGACGCCGGCGAGCTGCATGGAGCTGGTCCGCGCTTACGCTGACGCCGGCATTCCGCCCGGCGTCGTCCAGCTGGTGTTCGGCGTGCCGTCGGAAGTGTCGGAATATCTCATTCCGCATCCGATCATCCGCAAGATCAGCTTCACCGGCTCCACCGCGGTCGGCAAGCATCTGGCCGCGCTCGCGGGCCTGCACATGAAGCGCGTCACCATGGAGCTCGGCGGTCACGCGCCGGCGATCGTGTTCGCGGATGCCGATCTCGACAATGCCGCCAAGATTCTCTCGGCCAACAAGTTCCGCAACGCCGGCCAGGTCTGCGTCTCGCCGACGCGCTTCCTGGTGCACGAAAGCGTCTACCAGCCCTTCGTCGACAAGTTCGTGGCGGCGGCGAAAGGCCTCAAGGTCGGCAACGGCCTCGACAAGGACACCCGCATGGGCCCGCTGGCGAACCCGCGCCGTGTCGACGCCATGGAAGGTCTGGTCTCCGACGCCGTCCAGCGCGGCGCCAAGGTGCAGGCCGGCGGCAAGCGCATCGGCAATGAAGGCTTCTTCTTCGAGCCGACCGTCATCACCGACGTGCCGCGCGATGCCCGCATCATGAACGAGGAGCCGTTCGGACCTCTTGCCCCCATCACGTCGTTCCGCAGCTATGACGAAGTGGTGGCCGAGGCCAACCGCCTGCCTTACGGGCTTGCGGCCTACGCCTACACGACCTCGACCAAGACGATGCAGGCGATCGGCTCCGACATCGAGAGCGGCATGGTGTCGATCAATCATCACGGTCTCGCGCTGCCGGAAGTGCCGTTCGGCGGCATCAAGGATTCCGGTTACGGCTCCGAGGGTGGTCTCGAGGCGATCGAGGGTTATCTGAACACGAAGTTCGTGACCCAGGCGAGCGCGTAA
- a CDS encoding PLP-dependent aminotransferase family protein, with product MPLHLQIAAHIRDGILRGAFPAGTLFLGSREIARELGCSRTVVLTAWDLLYAEGYLESTPRGSVMVASVATPHAEPPSVASPAAAPAHVSKRWQSLLGLDYETNWPSVFAPGAPDISTFPFKEWSRLLRQSWQSPKEQECLDLPSEGHPRLRSEIANFLGSVRGLVCSPEEVVVTSGTSGALDFCSRMILDPGDEVWVEEPGFVEARWALTAAGAKLVPIPVDDKGLVVSEGIRRAPRAKLIVVTPSHQYPLGVSMGLERRLELLDWANKNDVWVIEDDYNSEFRHQDSMIASLRSLDREGRVIYFGTFSKIMMPNLRLGYMVANRHFIDGFSKGRARIDVHTSGIGQLALAEFMREGHLLRHLRGMRRVYAGRREALIAAIAAQMPDDLIVSSAVTGLHLVALFTDAMQARMNDREAAAVLKQAGIHVQPLSQNFLEQPTRQGLVFGYGRLHVEDAAPLLARIAACIGSGSRNAPSSAATSSRTVRTIKGS from the coding sequence GTGCCGCTGCATTTGCAGATCGCGGCCCATATCCGCGACGGCATTTTGCGCGGCGCATTTCCGGCCGGAACGCTGTTTCTCGGCTCGCGCGAGATCGCGCGCGAATTGGGCTGCTCGCGCACGGTGGTGCTGACCGCCTGGGACCTGCTCTACGCCGAGGGGTATCTTGAATCGACACCACGCGGCAGCGTCATGGTGGCGTCCGTCGCGACGCCGCATGCGGAGCCGCCATCCGTCGCTTCGCCGGCGGCTGCGCCCGCCCACGTGTCGAAGCGCTGGCAATCGCTGCTTGGCCTGGATTACGAGACCAATTGGCCGTCCGTGTTCGCACCCGGCGCCCCCGACATCTCGACGTTCCCGTTCAAGGAATGGTCGCGCCTGCTGCGCCAGAGCTGGCAGAGTCCGAAAGAGCAGGAGTGCCTCGATCTTCCCTCGGAAGGTCATCCGCGCTTGCGGAGCGAGATTGCAAACTTTCTCGGCTCGGTGCGCGGTCTCGTCTGTTCGCCGGAGGAAGTCGTCGTCACCTCAGGCACGTCGGGCGCGCTGGATTTCTGCAGCCGGATGATCCTCGATCCCGGCGACGAGGTCTGGGTCGAGGAGCCCGGCTTCGTCGAGGCGCGCTGGGCGCTCACGGCGGCCGGCGCGAAGCTCGTTCCAATTCCCGTCGACGACAAGGGCCTCGTCGTCTCGGAGGGAATCCGGCGCGCGCCGCGTGCGAAGCTGATCGTGGTCACGCCGTCGCATCAATATCCGCTCGGCGTCAGCATGGGCCTCGAGCGGCGTCTCGAGCTTTTGGACTGGGCCAACAAGAACGACGTCTGGGTGATCGAGGACGATTACAATTCGGAGTTCAGGCACCAGGACAGCATGATCGCGTCCTTGCGCTCGCTCGATCGCGAGGGGCGGGTGATCTACTTCGGCACCTTCTCGAAGATCATGATGCCGAACCTGCGGCTCGGCTACATGGTCGCGAACCGGCATTTCATCGACGGCTTCTCCAAAGGCCGCGCCCGCATCGACGTGCACACCTCCGGAATCGGCCAGCTCGCGCTGGCGGAGTTCATGCGGGAAGGCCATTTGCTGCGGCATCTGCGCGGGATGCGGCGGGTCTATGCCGGCAGGCGCGAGGCTCTGATCGCAGCGATCGCCGCGCAAATGCCTGATGATCTGATCGTGTCCTCCGCCGTCACCGGGCTGCACCTCGTGGCGCTGTTCACCGACGCGATGCAGGCGCGGATGAACGATCGCGAGGCCGCCGCCGTGCTGAAGCAGGCCGGCATCCACGTGCAGCCCTTGTCGCAGAATTTCCTGGAGCAGCCGACGCGGCAGGGCCTCGTGTTCGGCTACGGACGGCTGCATGTCGAGGATGCTGCGCCTCTGCTTGCGAGAATCGCCGCTTGCATCGGCAGCGGTTCCCGCAACGCACCATCCAGCGCGGCAACATCCTCGCGTACTGTTCGTACAATAAAGGGAAGCTGA
- a CDS encoding hydantoinase/oxoprolinase family protein, whose amino-acid sequence MSASENHWEVGTDIGGTFTDIIAIRRDSAEARIAKVPSRPDAPVQAMLEAIEAVGLRKSEVKRFVHGTTRVTNAIVENRLPKVALVATEGFADVLEIARYRRRDLYRLDIPPKSPPLVPPERCFGLAERLDHEGRVLKALDEAEIERLVAWLQQTGVQSVAVALLHAYANPVHEKMLGERLRAVVAHVSLSHEVNPEAREYERTSATVFNAAAMPIAVEYLSELEQRLPIGPGLQVFHSAGAMIPISAVKRRPLVMAMSGPAAGVSASVSIARQLGTSRMLTFDMGGTTTDVCLIVNGQAEMADGRMLGDKPLRQPMLAVHSIGAGGGSIVRNGPGGLTVGPESAGSEPGPACYGRGGLEPTITDANAVLGYLNPETKLGDRIGIDIEEAKRVVDPIARALGLSLTETALGIIKVANATMARALRRVTVERGIDGRDCTLLAFGGGGPMHAAGLADLYGIAEVVVPSASSAFSALGCLTADFSFLQQQTLRAALDGIDLARVSERIGTLIDDASAPLIANGVAKADIQVELVALMRYAAQNDAIPVPFVLPLDAARLKKDFLTRHHELFGYATSEPCVIESVRVQARRPSTTVVSRPATAVRAVSTGKRICSFDGLHEIETAIIDRASLTDIVSGPAIIEDAWSTVVVPPGWQARPDAAGNLFLTRRAA is encoded by the coding sequence ATGAGCGCTTCCGAAAATCACTGGGAAGTCGGCACCGATATCGGTGGCACCTTCACCGACATCATTGCCATCCGGCGCGATTCCGCCGAGGCGCGGATCGCAAAAGTGCCGTCGCGCCCCGACGCGCCGGTTCAGGCGATGCTGGAGGCGATCGAGGCGGTGGGCTTGCGCAAGAGCGAGGTCAAGCGCTTCGTCCACGGCACCACGCGCGTCACCAACGCCATCGTCGAGAACCGGCTGCCGAAGGTGGCGCTGGTTGCGACGGAAGGATTTGCCGACGTGCTGGAGATCGCGCGCTATCGCCGCCGCGATCTCTACCGTCTCGACATTCCCCCGAAATCACCGCCGCTGGTACCGCCCGAGCGATGCTTTGGGCTTGCCGAGCGGCTCGATCACGAAGGGCGGGTGCTGAAGGCGCTTGATGAAGCGGAGATCGAGCGGCTGGTGGCGTGGTTGCAACAGACCGGCGTGCAGAGCGTCGCGGTCGCGCTGCTTCACGCCTATGCCAATCCCGTCCATGAAAAGATGCTGGGCGAGCGTCTCAGGGCTGTCGTCGCCCACGTCTCGCTGTCGCACGAGGTCAATCCCGAGGCTCGCGAGTATGAGCGGACATCGGCAACCGTGTTCAACGCCGCCGCGATGCCGATCGCGGTCGAATATCTCAGCGAGCTGGAGCAGCGGCTGCCGATCGGCCCCGGCCTGCAGGTGTTTCATTCGGCCGGCGCCATGATCCCGATCTCGGCCGTGAAGCGGCGGCCGCTGGTGATGGCGATGTCGGGCCCGGCGGCCGGCGTCTCTGCCTCCGTCAGCATCGCGCGCCAGCTCGGCACGTCGCGGATGCTGACGTTCGACATGGGCGGCACCACGACGGACGTGTGCCTGATCGTCAACGGCCAGGCCGAGATGGCCGACGGCCGCATGCTCGGCGACAAGCCGCTGCGCCAGCCGATGCTTGCGGTTCATTCGATCGGAGCGGGCGGCGGGTCGATCGTGCGCAACGGTCCGGGTGGCTTGACCGTTGGACCCGAGAGCGCGGGCTCCGAGCCGGGGCCGGCCTGCTACGGCCGCGGCGGCCTTGAGCCGACCATCACCGACGCCAATGCAGTGCTCGGCTATCTCAATCCCGAGACGAAACTTGGTGACCGGATCGGAATCGACATCGAGGAAGCGAAGCGCGTCGTCGATCCGATCGCGCGTGCACTCGGCCTCAGCCTGACCGAAACCGCACTCGGCATCATCAAGGTCGCGAACGCGACCATGGCCCGCGCGCTTCGCCGCGTCACGGTCGAGCGCGGCATCGATGGGCGCGACTGCACGCTGCTTGCTTTCGGCGGCGGCGGCCCGATGCATGCGGCCGGACTCGCCGATCTCTACGGAATTGCAGAGGTGGTCGTGCCCAGCGCGTCGAGTGCGTTCTCGGCGCTGGGCTGCCTCACCGCAGATTTCAGCTTCTTGCAGCAGCAGACGCTGCGCGCCGCCCTCGACGGCATCGATCTTGCCCGCGTGTCGGAACGGATCGGGACGCTCATTGACGATGCCTCGGCGCCGCTGATCGCGAACGGAGTTGCCAAGGCGGACATCCAGGTCGAGCTCGTGGCCTTGATGCGCTATGCGGCGCAGAATGACGCCATTCCGGTGCCGTTCGTGCTGCCGCTGGATGCGGCCAGGCTCAAGAAGGACTTTCTGACGCGGCATCACGAGCTGTTCGGCTATGCGACCAGCGAGCCCTGCGTCATCGAATCCGTGCGGGTGCAGGCGCGCCGTCCGTCGACGACCGTCGTGAGCCGCCCCGCGACGGCGGTGCGGGCAGTGTCCACGGGCAAGCGCATCTGCTCGTTCGACGGGCTGCATGAGATCGAGACTGCGATCATCGACCGCGCCTCGCTGACCGATATCGTCAGCGGTCCGGCGATCATCGAGGACGCATGGTCCACAGTGGTGGTGCCGCCCGGCTGGCAAGCCAGACCGGATGCCGCCGGCAACCTGTTCCTGACGCGGAGGGCGGCATGA